In one Corallococcus silvisoli genomic region, the following are encoded:
- a CDS encoding AMP-binding protein, with protein sequence MATPSELNVTEVFTGKRIVFVGTTGFVGKVTLSMLLSRYGDVLDRVYVVVRKGSAASAERRFFDKVAPSEPFQPLRDRLGDDGAMEYLKAKCTVLDGDITDPWVGLEEAQVAALTGQVHAIVNCAGLVSFNPSLEVGLNVNTHGVKNAVELALKWAVPLIHMSTAFVAGNRSGLVFEDEPVLGYFPKREEMDGRDFSLEQELADAEKTVARLREQADDKALTSIFRQKALDRLEEEGRDATDEKTLRLAVGRERKLWLSGELVRAGMERAQHWGWPNTYTYTKHLGEQVMAGTPGLRYSIVRPSIVESAAHFPFPGWNEGFTTSAPLAYAGIKGQRGIPAGDHAILDIIPVDQVAGATLGITAHAIQVEERRVYHLASGDVNPFLASRSVELVGLYRRRFYRNRETGNALLNSLRSRIEPQPVSKQEFQLLSAPMLLKGAKLLRKTLDEVRPAWGAPRIQAMVDKAKTALDEVESQAGSLTGLIDLFLPFLWENRYVFRCDNTRSVYERMVPQDRARIDWAPDRIDWREYFLGTHLPGLEKWVFPGLDEEREKRTAIPAARDLLELFEATVHAYRHRVAFRMAAGEKEERFTFGEVHRYAARVGSFLLAAGLQRGERVLLVSENRPEWAISYFGILRAGGTVVPVDPALTEAEVINIAKRAAAKQCLVSEQAAQDFPGLFTALGDGVGVTSLAEAMTGDPRFPDRIGPVRKSAAADDVASVIFTSGTTGTPKGVMLTHRNFAALVAKLAGAFDVGVGDGVLSVLPLHHTFEFSAGFLTPFSRGAEITYIDELTSDRLGDVFETGRVTAMIGVPALWQLLHRKITQEMAARPPLVEQALKALMAANGELRNRSSLNLGKLLFWPVHRKFGGRVKVLVSGGSALSEEVHQAFHELGFTMREGYGLTEAAPVLAVSEATNKRVKGTVGKALPGIEFKIQTPDTEGIGEVLAKGPNVMAGYFGDREATEAVVKDGWLHTGDLGRMDDEGRLYLMGRAKDVIVDANGKNVYPDELEELYQEHPHVKELSIVGLPDEAGGEKVACLCVPDFKDRPREEVRHELEEHFRKVSGGMPFYRRVKVLRFWDGELPRTSTRKVKRKRVVEELQRLDRVSATAGRVKEKAQAASTTGGVSDWLFPLVAEVCHRPVSDVRADAQLIGDLGFDSLMLTEMSVALEGAGVPLPAIEDLTQVQTVEDLRKLVLASGRRPSQETRARDIAKENARAEEAEIPVPESVSALGRQLLSFGQKVLYGGVFDVKVTGKAFIPQNRNFLVIANHASHLDAGLVRVVLGDQGERMVSLAARDYFFDTPLKRAWFENFTHLIPIDRQGSLRESLRVAGEALRQGFNVLIFPEGTRSKTGELMEFKPTLGYLSLTYGVDVLPLYIHGAYEALPKGSMFPKTKELEVHVGPALEYASLKARAQGMARSEGYRYVTHIAEEAVRSLRAGKVLDLEQVGADRDFTPPARALPEGKDA encoded by the coding sequence ATGGCCACGCCCTCCGAGCTGAACGTCACCGAGGTCTTCACCGGCAAGCGCATCGTCTTCGTCGGCACCACCGGCTTCGTGGGCAAGGTGACGCTGTCGATGCTGCTCTCCCGCTACGGCGACGTGCTGGACCGGGTCTACGTCGTCGTGCGCAAGGGCAGCGCCGCGTCCGCGGAGCGCCGCTTCTTCGACAAGGTCGCCCCCAGCGAGCCCTTCCAGCCCCTGCGCGACCGCCTGGGCGACGACGGGGCCATGGAGTACCTGAAGGCGAAGTGCACCGTCCTGGACGGCGACATCACCGACCCCTGGGTGGGCCTGGAGGAGGCGCAGGTCGCGGCGCTCACCGGGCAGGTGCACGCCATCGTCAACTGCGCGGGCCTGGTGTCCTTCAACCCGTCGCTGGAGGTGGGCCTCAACGTCAACACCCATGGCGTGAAGAACGCGGTGGAGCTGGCGCTCAAGTGGGCCGTGCCGCTCATCCACATGTCCACCGCGTTCGTCGCGGGCAACCGCAGCGGGCTCGTCTTCGAGGACGAGCCGGTGCTGGGCTACTTCCCCAAGCGGGAGGAGATGGACGGGCGCGACTTCAGCCTGGAGCAGGAGCTGGCGGACGCGGAGAAGACCGTGGCCCGCCTGCGCGAGCAGGCGGACGACAAGGCCCTCACGTCCATCTTCCGCCAGAAGGCGCTGGACCGGCTGGAGGAGGAGGGCCGCGACGCCACCGACGAGAAGACGCTGCGGCTGGCCGTGGGCCGCGAGCGCAAGCTGTGGCTGTCCGGCGAGCTGGTGCGCGCGGGCATGGAGCGCGCGCAGCACTGGGGCTGGCCCAACACGTACACGTACACCAAGCACCTGGGTGAGCAGGTGATGGCCGGGACGCCGGGCCTGCGCTACTCCATCGTGCGCCCCTCCATCGTGGAGAGCGCGGCGCACTTCCCCTTCCCCGGCTGGAACGAGGGCTTCACCACGTCCGCGCCGCTGGCGTACGCGGGCATCAAGGGTCAGCGCGGCATCCCCGCGGGCGACCACGCCATCCTGGACATCATCCCGGTGGACCAGGTGGCGGGCGCCACGCTGGGCATCACCGCGCACGCCATCCAGGTGGAGGAGCGCCGCGTCTACCACCTGGCCTCCGGCGACGTGAACCCGTTCCTCGCGAGCCGGTCCGTGGAGCTGGTGGGCCTGTACCGCCGCCGCTTCTACCGCAACCGCGAGACGGGCAACGCGTTGCTCAACTCGCTGCGCTCGCGCATCGAGCCGCAGCCCGTGAGCAAGCAGGAGTTCCAGCTGCTCAGCGCGCCCATGCTGCTCAAGGGCGCGAAGCTGCTGCGCAAGACGCTGGACGAGGTGCGGCCCGCCTGGGGCGCCCCGCGCATCCAGGCGATGGTGGACAAGGCCAAGACGGCGCTGGACGAGGTGGAGTCGCAGGCGGGCAGCCTCACCGGGCTCATCGACCTGTTCCTCCCCTTCCTCTGGGAGAACCGGTACGTCTTCCGCTGTGACAACACGCGCTCCGTCTACGAGCGCATGGTGCCGCAGGACCGCGCGAGGATTGACTGGGCGCCGGACCGCATCGACTGGCGCGAGTACTTCCTGGGCACGCACCTGCCCGGCCTGGAGAAGTGGGTGTTCCCCGGCCTGGACGAGGAGCGCGAGAAGCGCACCGCCATCCCCGCGGCGCGCGACCTGCTGGAGCTGTTCGAGGCCACGGTGCACGCGTACCGCCACCGGGTGGCCTTCCGCATGGCGGCGGGAGAGAAGGAGGAGCGCTTCACCTTCGGAGAGGTGCACCGCTACGCCGCGCGCGTGGGCAGCTTCCTCCTGGCCGCGGGCCTCCAGCGCGGCGAGCGCGTGCTGCTGGTGTCGGAGAACCGGCCGGAGTGGGCCATCAGCTACTTCGGCATCCTGCGCGCGGGCGGCACCGTGGTCCCGGTGGATCCCGCGCTCACGGAGGCGGAGGTCATCAACATCGCGAAGCGCGCGGCGGCGAAGCAGTGCCTGGTGTCCGAGCAGGCCGCGCAGGACTTCCCCGGCCTCTTCACCGCGCTGGGTGACGGCGTGGGCGTGACGAGCCTCGCGGAGGCGATGACGGGCGACCCCCGGTTCCCGGACCGCATCGGGCCGGTGCGCAAGTCCGCCGCCGCCGACGACGTGGCGAGCGTCATCTTCACCTCCGGCACCACGGGCACGCCCAAGGGCGTGATGCTCACGCACCGCAACTTCGCGGCGCTGGTGGCGAAGCTGGCGGGCGCGTTCGACGTGGGCGTGGGCGACGGCGTGCTGTCCGTGCTGCCCCTGCACCACACCTTCGAGTTCTCCGCCGGCTTCCTCACGCCGTTCTCGCGCGGCGCGGAGATCACCTACATCGACGAGCTCACGTCGGACCGGCTGGGCGACGTGTTCGAGACGGGCCGCGTCACCGCGATGATTGGCGTGCCCGCGCTCTGGCAGCTCTTGCACCGGAAGATCACCCAGGAGATGGCCGCGCGCCCGCCGCTGGTGGAGCAGGCGCTCAAGGCGCTGATGGCGGCCAACGGCGAGCTGCGCAACCGCAGCTCGCTCAACCTGGGCAAGCTGCTGTTCTGGCCGGTGCACCGCAAGTTCGGCGGGCGGGTGAAGGTGCTGGTGTCGGGCGGCTCCGCGCTGTCCGAAGAGGTGCACCAGGCCTTCCACGAGCTGGGCTTCACCATGCGCGAGGGCTACGGCCTGACGGAGGCCGCGCCGGTGCTGGCGGTGTCCGAGGCCACCAACAAGCGCGTGAAGGGCACCGTGGGCAAGGCGCTGCCCGGCATCGAGTTCAAGATTCAAACGCCGGACACCGAAGGCATTGGCGAGGTGCTGGCCAAGGGCCCCAACGTGATGGCGGGCTACTTCGGGGACCGCGAGGCCACCGAGGCCGTGGTGAAGGACGGCTGGCTGCACACCGGCGACCTGGGCCGCATGGATGACGAGGGCCGACTGTACCTGATGGGCCGCGCCAAGGACGTCATCGTCGACGCCAACGGCAAGAACGTCTACCCGGACGAGCTGGAGGAGCTGTACCAGGAGCACCCGCACGTGAAGGAGCTGTCCATCGTCGGCCTGCCGGACGAGGCGGGCGGCGAGAAGGTGGCGTGCCTGTGCGTGCCGGACTTCAAGGACCGGCCCCGCGAAGAGGTGCGCCACGAGTTGGAGGAGCACTTCCGCAAGGTGAGCGGGGGCATGCCCTTCTACCGGCGCGTGAAGGTGCTGCGCTTCTGGGACGGCGAGCTGCCCCGCACGTCCACGCGCAAGGTGAAGCGCAAGCGCGTGGTGGAGGAGCTGCAGCGCTTGGACCGCGTGTCCGCCACCGCGGGCCGCGTGAAGGAGAAGGCGCAGGCGGCGTCCACCACGGGCGGCGTGTCGGACTGGCTCTTCCCGCTGGTGGCGGAGGTGTGCCACCGCCCGGTGTCGGACGTGCGCGCGGACGCGCAGCTGATTGGCGATTTGGGCTTCGACTCGCTGATGCTCACGGAGATGTCCGTGGCGCTGGAGGGCGCGGGCGTGCCGCTGCCCGCGATTGAAGACCTGACGCAGGTGCAGACGGTGGAGGACCTGCGCAAGCTGGTGCTGGCCTCCGGGCGCCGGCCATCGCAGGAGACGCGGGCGCGCGACATCGCCAAGGAGAACGCGCGCGCGGAGGAGGCGGAGATTCCCGTCCCGGAGTCCGTGTCCGCGCTGGGCCGGCAGCTGCTGTCGTTCGGGCAGAAGGTGCTCTACGGCGGCGTCTTCGACGTGAAGGTGACGGGCAAGGCGTTCATCCCGCAGAACCGCAACTTCCTGGTCATCGCCAACCACGCCAGCCACCTGGACGCGGGGCTGGTGCGGGTGGTGCTGGGCGACCAGGGCGAGCGGATGGTGTCGCTGGCCGCGCGCGACTACTTCTTCGACACGCCGCTCAAGCGCGCGTGGTTCGAGAACTTCACGCACCTCATCCCCATTGACCGGCAGGGGTCGCTGCGCGAGTCGCTGCGCGTGGCGGGTGAAGCGCTCCGCCAGGGCTTCAACGTGCTCATCTTCCCGGAGGGCACGCGCTCCAAGACGGGCGAGCTGATGGAGTTCAAGCCGACGCTGGGCTACCTGTCGCTCACGTACGGGGTGGACGTGCTGCCGCTCTACATCCACGGCGCGTATGAAGCGCTGCCCAAGGGCTCCATGTTCCCCAAGACGAAGGAGCTGGAGGTGCACGTGGGCCCGGCGCTGGAGTACGCGTCGCTCAAGGCCCGGGCGCAGGGCATGGCGCGCTCGGAGGGCTACCGCTACGTAACGCACATCGCGGAGGAGGCGGTGCGCTCGCTGAGGGCAGGCAAGGTGTTGGACCTGGAGCAGGTGGGCGCGGACCGGGACTTCACCCCGCCCGCCCGGGCCCTGCCGGAAGGGAAGGACGCGTGA
- a CDS encoding HAD family hydrolase codes for MPAKAAFFDVDGTLVRTNIVHVYAYYATNRGSLRGIAGRTLGTALGLPVFGILDAVNRKAFNEFFYRYYAGLSEDRLVTIAEDMFEDVLKPALYEQTQDLIDEARRAGCRIVLVTGALDFTMRPLARHLGCDDVIANKMQFVGGKATGKVIPPIIEGANKANAIRAYCEREGLALNQCHGYSDSASDYAMLAVVGRPTAVNPDLRLRSLARAYNWPILDLK; via the coding sequence GTGCCCGCCAAAGCCGCCTTCTTCGACGTCGACGGGACGTTGGTGCGGACGAACATCGTCCACGTCTACGCCTACTACGCGACCAACCGGGGTTCCCTCCGGGGGATCGCGGGCCGCACCCTGGGCACCGCCCTGGGCCTGCCGGTGTTCGGCATCCTGGACGCCGTCAACCGCAAGGCCTTCAACGAGTTCTTCTACCGCTACTACGCGGGCCTCAGCGAGGACCGGCTGGTCACCATCGCGGAGGACATGTTCGAGGACGTCCTCAAGCCCGCCCTGTACGAGCAGACGCAGGACCTCATCGACGAGGCGCGCCGCGCCGGCTGCCGCATCGTGCTCGTGACCGGTGCGCTGGACTTCACCATGCGCCCGCTGGCCCGGCACCTGGGCTGCGACGACGTCATCGCCAACAAGATGCAGTTCGTGGGCGGCAAGGCCACCGGCAAGGTGATTCCGCCCATCATCGAAGGCGCCAACAAGGCCAACGCCATCCGCGCCTACTGTGAGCGCGAGGGCCTGGCCCTCAACCAGTGCCATGGCTACTCGGACAGCGCCTCCGACTACGCCATGCTCGCCGTGGTGGGACGGCCCACCGCGGTGAACCCGGACCTGCGGCTGCGCTCGCTCGCGCGCGCGTACAACTGGCCCATCCTGGACCTGAAGTAA
- a CDS encoding lactate racemase domain-containing protein, which produces MRPLKTLQKLYDEESQVVITEKGSPPRALFYGEGFLQEDLPVGTRVIFPRPPLEGVPNVKAAIRWAINHPEGMDPLHALLRPGMRLTCVIDDISVPLPPMVTPDVRQSILEVVLELCADSGVDDVHLVIANALHRRMTEGEMKRMVGEKIFDAYYPDRYYNHDAEDPDGMTELERTSHNEVVAVNRRVAESDLIVYVNINFVPMNGGHKSMGTGVTNYASLRHHHNPKTIRESDSYMEPKASALYTKNSRIGTVIDNTLKVFHIETTLNNRMFGAPTDFLAKKEEDYTEADRLKFQALRFTLSKLPRAAARKVLNAIPAPYDVTGVFAGATEPTHAKTLEQSWKQYVVPVEGQSDIVIFPIPFVSPYSVNSVLNPLLVQVMGLGYFYNLNRGVPLVKKGGVLILLHPAYDEFDPVQHPSYIEFFHRLLPETRDSMKLEHKYEKEFAENPSYVHLYRKGNAYHGVHPFYMWYWGENGRQHVGKVIVAGAENNHVPALLGWDRTDTLSEAIEEARGFMGRSASISLLRIAPTVMVDVK; this is translated from the coding sequence ATGCGCCCGCTCAAGACGCTCCAGAAGCTGTACGACGAGGAAAGCCAGGTGGTCATCACGGAGAAGGGCAGCCCCCCTCGGGCGCTCTTCTACGGTGAAGGCTTCCTCCAGGAAGACCTGCCCGTGGGTACCCGGGTCATCTTCCCCCGCCCCCCGCTGGAGGGCGTGCCCAACGTGAAGGCCGCCATCCGCTGGGCCATCAACCACCCGGAGGGCATGGACCCGCTGCACGCGCTCCTGCGCCCCGGCATGCGGCTGACGTGCGTCATCGACGACATCAGCGTGCCCCTGCCGCCCATGGTCACGCCGGACGTGCGCCAGTCCATCCTGGAGGTCGTGCTGGAGCTGTGCGCCGACTCCGGCGTGGATGACGTGCACCTGGTCATCGCCAACGCGCTGCACCGCCGGATGACCGAAGGCGAGATGAAGCGCATGGTGGGCGAGAAGATCTTCGACGCCTACTACCCGGACCGCTACTACAACCACGACGCGGAAGATCCGGACGGGATGACGGAGCTGGAGCGCACCAGCCACAACGAGGTCGTGGCGGTGAACCGCCGCGTCGCGGAGAGCGACCTCATCGTCTACGTGAACATCAACTTCGTGCCCATGAACGGCGGGCACAAGTCCATGGGCACGGGCGTGACGAACTACGCGTCGCTGCGGCACCACCACAACCCGAAGACCATCCGCGAGTCGGACAGCTACATGGAGCCGAAGGCGAGCGCGCTCTACACGAAGAACTCGCGCATCGGGACGGTCATCGACAACACGCTCAAGGTCTTCCACATCGAGACCACGCTGAACAACCGCATGTTCGGCGCGCCCACGGACTTCCTGGCGAAGAAGGAAGAGGACTACACGGAGGCGGACCGGCTGAAGTTCCAGGCCCTGCGCTTCACGCTGTCCAAGCTGCCCCGCGCCGCGGCGCGCAAGGTGCTCAACGCCATCCCCGCGCCCTATGACGTGACGGGCGTGTTCGCGGGGGCCACGGAGCCCACGCACGCGAAGACGCTGGAGCAGAGCTGGAAGCAGTACGTGGTGCCGGTGGAGGGGCAGAGCGACATCGTCATCTTCCCCATCCCGTTCGTCAGCCCCTACAGCGTCAACTCCGTCCTCAACCCGCTGCTCGTGCAGGTGATGGGGCTGGGCTACTTCTACAACCTCAACCGGGGCGTGCCGCTGGTGAAGAAGGGGGGCGTGCTCATCCTCCTGCACCCGGCCTACGACGAGTTCGACCCCGTGCAGCACCCCAGCTACATCGAGTTCTTCCACCGGCTGCTGCCGGAGACGCGGGACTCCATGAAGCTGGAGCACAAGTACGAGAAGGAGTTCGCGGAGAACCCCAGCTACGTGCACCTGTACCGCAAGGGCAACGCCTACCACGGCGTCCACCCCTTCTACATGTGGTACTGGGGCGAGAACGGCCGCCAGCACGTGGGCAAGGTCATCGTCGCGGGCGCGGAGAACAACCACGTCCCGGCCCTGCTCGGCTGGGACCGCACCGACACCCTCTCCGAGGCGATTGAAGAGGCGCGCGGCTTCATGGGGCGCTCGGCGTCCATCAGCCTGCTGCGCATCGCGCCCACGGTGATGGTGGACGTGAAGTGA
- a CDS encoding NAD-dependent epimerase/dehydratase family protein — MNALITGAGGFLGTWLARALAARGDRVCCLLRPTTDTRELEKALEGHPWTRLVGDVTDRASLDAAVKGVDVVFHLAGIRRAALRDEFMRVNAGGTQHLCEALAALEAPPGGTRPRLVMCGSLASHGPSTPDRPHVEEDAFHPHEWYGESKAEAERIAFSFQDRLPVTVIRPPRILGPGDRENLTFFKLGKQGIRLELAGGPRPLSLVDVEDVVDLLLVLAERPEALGEAFFCAGPERLTLEEMQDLGAKALGYHPRTWRLNPPVLTALATVADGVTRLTGRKLPLNRKLARQLLAPAWTCSGAKAERLLGFRPRRNLAESITRSGEWYRAQGWL; from the coding sequence ATGAATGCCCTCATCACCGGCGCCGGTGGCTTCCTGGGGACCTGGCTCGCGCGGGCCCTGGCCGCTCGCGGCGACCGCGTCTGTTGCCTGCTGCGCCCCACCACGGACACCCGCGAGTTGGAGAAGGCGCTCGAAGGGCACCCCTGGACGCGCCTCGTCGGCGACGTGACGGACCGGGCCTCGCTGGACGCCGCGGTGAAGGGCGTGGACGTCGTCTTCCACCTGGCCGGCATCCGACGCGCCGCGCTGCGGGACGAGTTCATGCGCGTCAACGCGGGCGGCACCCAGCACCTCTGCGAGGCCCTGGCCGCCCTGGAGGCCCCGCCCGGCGGCACCCGGCCCCGGCTGGTGATGTGCGGGTCGCTGGCCTCGCACGGGCCCTCCACCCCGGACAGGCCCCATGTGGAGGAGGACGCGTTCCACCCCCACGAGTGGTACGGCGAGAGCAAGGCGGAGGCGGAGCGCATCGCGTTCTCCTTCCAGGACCGGCTGCCCGTCACGGTGATCCGCCCGCCCCGCATCCTCGGGCCCGGAGACCGGGAAAACCTGACGTTCTTCAAGCTGGGCAAGCAGGGCATCCGGCTGGAGCTGGCCGGCGGTCCCCGGCCGCTGTCCCTGGTGGACGTGGAGGACGTGGTGGACCTGCTGCTCGTCCTGGCGGAGCGGCCGGAGGCCCTGGGCGAGGCGTTCTTCTGCGCGGGCCCGGAGCGGCTGACCCTGGAAGAGATGCAGGACCTGGGGGCGAAGGCGCTGGGCTACCATCCGCGCACGTGGCGCCTGAACCCCCCGGTGCTGACGGCCCTGGCGACGGTGGCGGATGGCGTCACGCGGCTGACGGGCCGCAAGCTCCCCCTCAACCGGAAGCTGGCGCGGCAGCTGCTGGCCCCGGCCTGGACGTGCTCGGGGGCCAAGGCCGAACGGCTGCTGGGCTTCCGTCCACGAAGAAACCTGGCGGAGTCGATCACACGCAGCGGTGAATGGTATCGCGCTCAGGGCTGGTTATAG
- a CDS encoding SWIB/MDM2 domain-containing protein — protein MAAKKAAAKKTAAPAAKKAPAAKKAAGRKPNAAFMKEMTPSTELAAIVGNKPLPRTAVVSKIWDYIKKNNLQDAKNKRQINADDKLKPIFGGKKNVTMFEMTALVNKHLS, from the coding sequence ATGGCCGCCAAGAAAGCCGCTGCGAAGAAGACCGCTGCTCCCGCCGCCAAGAAGGCCCCTGCTGCCAAGAAGGCCGCGGGCCGTAAGCCGAACGCCGCGTTCATGAAGGAGATGACGCCTTCCACCGAGCTGGCGGCGATCGTCGGTAACAAGCCGCTGCCCCGCACCGCGGTGGTCAGCAAGATCTGGGACTACATCAAGAAGAACAACCTCCAGGACGCGAAGAACAAGCGCCAGATCAACGCCGACGACAAGCTGAAGCCCATCTTCGGCGGCAAGAAGAACGTCACCATGTTCGAGATGACCGCGCTGGTGAACAAGCACCTGAGCTGA